The segment ttgtttttgtggCTAAATATACGACAATTTTAAACGGTATTGTTAGACAATTTAAGGtgtttttttaggttttaaatGTGGctcaaatgttttttaaattgcgataTAAATGCTAATTtggtgacaaaaaataaatcagaacaCATGGAAAATATGTATAGCCCCAAATTAACGGAGATATTGAATAGTTGATCACATTTTCAGGCAATTCAgctattattgaaattcaaattttgtcaattttctccaaatttacagcgcttgaccctattttcttggcaaataTCAATCCAACAGTGAGTGACACATTTTTTGGGAATCTCTTTAGtgcgaaaaaaaatacgattttaattatgaagacaccttttttaccttttgaaaagcatgctaactttggaGCCACctttctcttaaaatttacgtttctgcctaggtcaattttgtatctaattgaattgttttatgCATTGTAAACAAGGAAATAATGTTCTACAGTGTGCTGCAATCAAAAGAAGACCTTGCTATCGAAAAAAGTTGCTGTAATAATTCAATACAAAGgatatgaataaaattggtGCTGGACTACTGGCacttttattgtaaaatgaCAATAATCATTGttcgaaatttaaatgcgtCACCTGGACAGAAAAGCGAAAGTGATATTCTTTATATGAGAGTCATTATTCTGCATTGCTTGTagagctgaaaataaaagcgtAAAATCCACACTATAGTCTTTGTTGTTGCTCTGTACGAAACGAATTGTCATTTCAATGCAGCGAACTGCGGAGAAGTCTAGAGTTTAGTATAGAGAGGCTGACGGTGCAACTTTTCTGAATTTAGCCAACAGTTTAATGACAGCTTTTCTCTCTTAAAGTGGATCGCAACAACCGCTATTATgagctggattttttttcttatttaaaggTCTGGAGGGTCTGGAGTAAGAAAGAGGGTCAAGCACATTCTTAAACCACACAACGGACAAAACTTAcctaaacaaattaaaaattgatctgaGCAGAGTTTAATAAGAAGAAAAActgatattgaaaatttagtaacacttgattaataatttaaaatagaatttgataaatatataaaattaagatttaaaagttttgctaTTATCCTCTTTAATCTGTGACAAGGCTGACTTTAAAAGGCACGTTTATATcttcaagaattaaatttgcattcagAGTTTTCATTGCTTATAACTTTGCTGACTAAGGCTGCGAGAATCATTTCaattgaacaaacaaaaaatagccCAGCTTCATAATCGCAtcgagtaaataatttcatgtGATGAGTGAAGACGCAgacaaacaaatatattccaaggctaaaaattaatactgcGCCATTAGACTTAagaattagatttaaaatacattatatGAGtataactgaaaataaaagctacgaaattttattccttccGAGACTTAAATGGAGCAGTCAAAGTACATAAATTCTACAGTTAAACGACCCGCGAAGAGATGACTTTAATCACACTGTACAAACGCATTGGCGCTATGTATGCACTTTCTAAAAATAGGATGCTCGCACTCACGCGGAAAGTGTGCGGCGGTGGCAGGCTGGGGTCGGGGGTGATAGGCGACGTGACCCGCGAACAGGGCCAGCAGCACCAGTTGGAGCGACAGCAAAATCATACCGTCCTTGCCCAACGCCATCGCGGCCTCGACTGCCCATCCGCATCCAagcacaaagaaaaaaaaacgcggCTCACCCCCGCGCACCCTCAGGGGAGGAACTAAAGCCGAATGATTGGAAATCGAATCCGGTCTTTTACCAGGATTTGCTGTAttatttttcgagtttttgagtgtatctaatttaaattgtttattttcttaaaagcacttgtttaaaattgttaactaTAGtttaatgatattaaaaatgtttaaacaatcaataattgatttaaaaatcagtttttttcaaatgtggCTGAAATTTGgtgagtttgaattttaaaaataataataatttgactCTTAACATTACAGGAAAACTTgtacatcaatttaaaatcgtttttaaaacaTGCTTGGACTTTTCTTGCAATTAATGATTAagtactaaatttaatatatatatagaagttgataaaattactgaattttcaaaatatactttaataagtgaaaatataagtaataattttgaatttttaagatgaagctcagaaatttaatttaattttacgaatatttcatgattttcttaactaaaatacaaaatctagGAAAAAGCTGTAGGAGTTGGTTGATTGTGCCTAtttggtattttatttaaatattttctttggctTTACATGATGTTTTCaagcagtttaaaattataaaatatacataactAAACCAATAATACACTTATGAATGTACCCCAATTTTTCCAGAGGAAGTATTTGTCAAACTTAATAAGTTAGTTATTAATGAGAAAGTCCAATTAgatttaaatccaatttaattttttataattagcgATATATaacgaaacaaaaaagagCTCAGCATGAAAAGCAGTGTGCCTTTTAAAGCCCTTGCAAAACTTTCGTAatcctgaaattattttctttttaaccaTGCAACTACAAATAAATGCTTGGCGGCTGTATATTTAAGGATTATTCTTGCAATTTAAAGGACACGGGAACtcaaaatataacatttaaatatgttaagtacagaagttttttatttgaactaaagtttagtaaaaattgaataaaaaatcgaataaaaaatatttttggcagtgCCAGGCATAACTAAGTCCTGGTCTGACTCGAAAATTAGCTCTAAATTTATGAATCGGTCTCCTCGGCAAGCACAGACTAATGGCCAGTAAACTAaggaatgttaattttttggtaagctttttttctttctttcaaaaaGTATATATTTCAGTCAAATGCATGCctaaaaatcgtctaaaagcGAGactattataaaaaaacgcagcttttttaaacacagttggaatttttgtttgaattttaatttttttcctgtcacacaaatccaattttcatttcataatgCCATACGTCCTTGAGAGGAACCATCCTAATTTCCAGTGTCGACCCGAAATTCCGATTTCCGCGTTCTCGATTTCGAGTGATCAGTGCATGGCTGATGAGCACGCACGGCCTTGGAATAGCAGATCAAAgccaatcaaattaattattcactgCCGCTTCTGATGAGCGGAAAACGTTTTGGGAGAAAATCCGATACATACTGGGCGCATATTGATGAATGCTCTCCTTTTCGGCCTCTTTGTAGACGACGAAAATCTTGTAGAGGCCGAGTAGCACCAGCTGCGACATCGACACCACCACGAAGCATCCCGGCGCCACGTCCATTTCGGCCGATCCCTTTACGCAGACTTAATTGTTGAGGACAAAAAGAGCAGAGATGAGGCGGGCGCGTGACTGCACCAAAtcaaaggtgcaaagcagaaGCGGCTGACTCCAATTTACACTTTGGCTAAGCTGCTCTGTAGCTAccggaatttaatttgtttgcagaAAGATGCTTTGCAAACTGGCACTATAACATTTTTAGGTTTGAATATAGagcgcttttttaattagaagatTATAGACATAGGAAgggaaaaaacttaatttcagcaatatttttgcaaaatcatacacttatgaaattaaatgtctgctaaaatttatttaaataaaataatggaaatgtttttaattttcccaaaaatctgcactttaaaattagatcttgaataatatatatatagttaaattttactttaaattaaacgtgacgattattttgatatattgAACGCCATGCGCAAGACTCAActtattcaattaatattaacacTGCATTTTTTGTCTTCGTGACGGTGCCAAGTGGAAAAAAACAGCTGCGTAAAAGATAGCTAGCACTgcttaaaaactttaaaatcaatgcTCTTTAATAACTCAAGTGAATTTTAGATAGGAGCTTTAAAACGCAAGTTCATAAATTACATAGTAAAAATAAGACGGTTCCAAGCTACACATTACCATTTAAAGAAGAATGgaattttgggattttttcctaaataattaaaattaattttatgaatcactcacacaaatcaatttttccaaaggaAATCTAAATATAAtaagcgatttttttaaagttatgaATTAAAGTCACAGAGCTGtcataaaatcgatttattccATCCGCCttgcaaaaataacagcaTTCTAATTTCTATATTCAAAAGAGTAATACGTTCAGAGCCGTTTGTTTGTTCTGACTTGCGGCCCTCTTATCCATGGAGAAAATTACGTACAGGCAGTAAAATATATGCAGAGCTCATCAAGAGtacatatatttgaaaatagtaaagataaaatgtaaaactCTTAAAATCTAATAATCAACAGGAATGGCATAAAATATTAGGGATAAGAGGAAGAGAGACAATTTTCGTATCAGTCAAAGTGGGGAATTTCTGCAGGGGCTGTGGCATCAAACCTCGATGCCCAGATTGGAAGGCTGGCGTCCCTGATCCTTCCACTGCAGCTCCTCGCGCATTTTCGGCTTGTCCGTCCGCGTGTGCCACACGTAAACCTaagacaaaatcaaattgaattaaataaatctgcgtgagataaattgaaatatttctttaccTTTGTACAGTTTTGTGCAAGCACCTCAAGTTTTTCTCGTGTAGTTAGCTGCTTCAGAAGTTGGCTTTCTTGGTAACCAGGCTCCACTTCGTAaagaaatctgaaaaattgtttcattttttaagtaaaaaagcTGGCCAATATACCAATTAGTTGCATAtgcccttagtgttcaaagctgccaacagattgcgccaccatatactttcataacaaattcaatttcaaggcacttccactgcgatttcagactcaatcctgctaccgtgcgttcttcacttaatattatgttttattttgacgtgctggaaacaaaaatcagtccagccattcaccgtagaacGTTGGTAAagatttcatatttcaaaaaaaaagttttatacGATTCTACAGTGATTGGCTTAactgattttgttttccaggacgtcaaaagaaagcttATTAAGCAAAGAATGTACAGTAGAAgtattgagtctgaaattgtgcctttaaattaaatttactgatgaaagtatatggtggcgccatctgttggcagcttcaaatgtatattttttcactcCGGAGGGCTCtctattgtaaaatttagtttgtaattaagattaataattttatccaCTACTCTccctgatttatttatttatttttttgccctATAATCGCATTCAGAGTCAAATCATGGCTTACTTAGCATGTGGGTGGTCACGGAGGAGTCCAAGGTTGATGCCAAAGCCGGCCATGTCGATGGGGAAGGGCCGTTCTGGCTTGTATCCCGCGTTGAAGGAGGCGACGCCGTGGCCGTCGGCCGCCGCAATCGGCCGCTCAACCATGAGGCCGCCAACCAGGCCGACAGGCCATACACCTACGCCGCGCACGTTGCGCATTTCCTCAAAGAGTCGCACGCTGTATGAGTTGTCGTCGTCAGCAAAGTACACGACGCCCTTCGGAATGCCTTCGGGGTCTAGAGGGGCCACCTGaaatcaggaaattttttatttttattgttcaattttaaggaTTCATTTGAGCGGATAACAGAACAGTTTTGGCAAGGAAATAACAAGATGATATAATATTGCTGACCTGGAGGGGTCCATCGCTGCGTAGCCACTCGAGGGCGGTGTTTCTTTGGAGGACGCCACGCGGTTTGGTCCAGTGCGGATCCTTGGCTTTTAATTTCTGCGCCGGAGGCGTGTGCGCGTGCAGGTGCGTGTATGAGAGGCCACTCGACTCGAGCAGGTTGGTCACCAGCTTCGTGGGCTTGTCCGCGTCCTCCACCACTACCCAGTGCAGACTCGGCACCAACAGCAACGTCTGCGACAacctgaattttttgtttaattaaatttgtttcttaaatatttaatctatattttttaaatttttaaataaattatgaagcGAATTCCGTCAGAATTAACTGCTAAAATATATGTTCTCTTTAATGGTCAACGACGCAGATAGTGAGAATTGACATGCAGAGCAACTTAAACAAAAGATAACCATCCTTTTAGTTAAGCTAATATTGCTCCAAGATTGcacgaaaaaattaacatgctGCGTGATTTCCTTGTACTTTTATCTATCACCTTGAAATGTTtcgttcatttttaaattaatattttgtcgggttcaaattgaggaaaatgactgtaaaatgttaaaaagagttgaaattatttaatttttccagcaattaatttaatcaaccaAAATCA is part of the Cloeon dipterum chromosome 1, ieCloDipt1.1, whole genome shotgun sequence genome and harbors:
- the GlcAT-I gene encoding galactosylgalactosylxylosylprotein 3-beta-glucuronosyltransferase I; amino-acid sequence: MPFLRGRQMKKRAVVLLVGLVGLCALLLIASHSNRAAATEALSRQDDPFAEIARLKRHLVLMKAKGCVEEDDDLPVIFAITPTYARPEQKAELTRLSQTLLLVPSLHWVVVEDADKPTKLVTNLLESSGLSYTHLHAHTPPAQKLKAKDPHWTKPRGVLQRNTALEWLRSDGPLQVAPLDPEGIPKGVVYFADDDNSYSVRLFEEMRNVRGVGVWPVGLVGGLMVERPIAAADGHGVASFNAGYKPERPFPIDMAGFGINLGLLRDHPHAKFLYEVEPGYQESQLLKQLTTREKLEVLAQNCTKVYVWHTRTDKPKMREELQWKDQGRQPSNLGIEV